A genomic window from Nicotiana sylvestris chromosome 11, ASM39365v2, whole genome shotgun sequence includes:
- the LOC104227748 gene encoding alpha,alpha-trehalose-phosphate synthase [UDP-forming] 6, which produces MVSRSYSNLLELASGEAPSPSFGRMSRRIPRIMTVAGIMSDLDDDGSESVCSDPSSSSAQKDRIIIVANQLPIRVQRKNDGSKGWLFSWDENSLLLQLKDGLGDDELEVIYVGCLKEEIHPNEQDEVSQILLETFKCVPTFVPPDLFTKFYHGFCKQQLWPLFHYMLPLSPDLGGRFNRSLWQAYVSVNKIFADRIMEVINPEDDFVWVHDYHLMVLPTFLRKRFNRVKLGFFLHSPFPSSEIYKTLPIREEILRALLNSDLIGFHTFDYARHFLSCCSRMLGISYESKRGYIGLEYYGRTVSIKILPVGIHMGQLQQVLSLPETEAKVSELVQQFNHQGRTLLLGVDDMDIFKGISLKLLAMEQLLLQHPEKQGNVVLVQIANPARGKGKDVKEVQEETYSTVKRINEAFGRPGYEPVILIDKPLKFYERIAYYVVAECCLVTAVRDGMNLIPYEYIISRQGNEKLDKVLKLDSSTPKKSMLVVSEFIGCSPSLSGAIRVNPWNIDVVADAMDSALVMPEPEKQLRHEKHYRYVSTHDVGYWARSFLQDLERTCKDHVRRRCWGIGFGLSFRVVALDPNFRKLSMEHIVSAYKRTTTRAILLDYDGTLMPQNAIDKKPSAKTIEIIKTLCRDKNNMVFIVSARSRTTLDDWFPTCEKLGIAAEHGYFLRTSQDEEWETCVPPVECCWKEIAEPVMQLYTETTDGSVIEDKETSMVWSYEDADPDFGSCQAKELLDHLESVLANEPVTVRSGQNIVEVKPQGVSKGLVAKRLLSAMQEKGMSPDFVLCIGDDRSDEDMFEVIMSSMSGPSMAPTAEVFACTVGRKPSKAKYYLDDTTEIVRLMQGLASVAEQMLSL; this is translated from the exons atggtGTCAAGATCTTATTCCAATCTCTTAGAGCTGGCCTCCGGCGAGGCTCCATCGCCGTCTTTTGGCCGTATGAGCAGGAGGATTCCTCGTATTATGACTGTTGCCGGTATAATGTCTGATCTGGATGATGATGGATCAGAGAGTGTTTGCTCTGATCCATCATCATCTTCGGCTCAAAAAGATAGGATAATTATTGTAGCTAATCAGCTGCCAATTAGAGTACAAAGGAAAAATGATGGCAGTAAAGGATGGTTATTCAGCTGGGATGAGAATTCACTTCTTCTCCAGCTGAAAGATGGACTAGGAGATGATGAACTTGAGGTTATATATGTTGGTTGTCTCAAGGAAGAAATCCACCCGAATGAACAAGATGAGGTTTCACAAATACTCCTTGAGACATTTAAATGTGTTCCCACTTTTGTACCTCCTGATCTGTTTACTAAGTTCTACCATGGATTTTGTAAACAGCAACTTTGGCCATTGTTCCACTATATGTTGCCCCTTTCACCGGATCTAGGTGGTCGATTCAATCGCTCGCTGTGGCAGGCTTATGTTTCTGTTAACAAGATTTTTGCTGATAGGATAATGGAAGTGATCAACCCGGAAGATGACTTTGTGTGGGTTCATGATTATCATCTAATGGTACTACCTACCTTCTTAAGGAAGAGATTCAATAGAGTAAAGCTTGGATTTTTCCTGCATAGCCCATTTCCTTCTTCTGAGATATATAAAACTTTGCCTATTCGCGAAGAGATTTTACGAGCTCTCTTGAATTCGGATTTGATTGGGTTCCACACTTTTGACTACGCGAGGCACTTCCTCTCATGTTGCAGTCGTATGTTAGGTATTTCTTACGAGTCGAAAAGGGGTTACATAGGCCTTGAGTATTATGGCAGGACTGTAAGTATTAAAATTTTGCCAGTGGGTATTCATATGGGGCAGCTTCAGCAAGTCTTGAGTCTCCCGGAGACAGAGGCAAAAGTCTCGGAACTCGTGCAGCAGTTTAATCATCAGGGGAGGACATTATTGCTTGGAGTTGATGACATGGACATATTTAAAGGCATCAGTTTGAAGTTATTAGCAATGGAACAACTTCTATTGCAGCACCCGGAGAAGCAGGGGAACGTTGTTTTGGTGCAGATAGCCAATCCTGCTAGAGGCAAAGGAAAAGATGTCAAAGAAGTGCAGGAAGAAACATATTCGACGGTGAAGCGAATTAATGAAGCATTTGGAAGACCTGGGTATGAACCAGTTATCTTGATTGATAAGCCACTAAAGTTTTATGAAAGGATTGCTTATTATGTTGTGGCCGAGTGTTGCCTAGTCACTGCTGTCAGGGATGGCATGAACCTTATACCGTATGAGTACATAATTAGTAGGCAAGGAAATGAGAAGCTGGATAAGGTTCTGAAACTGGACTCTTCTACACCAAAGAAGAGCATGTTAGTTGTGTCTGAGTTTATTGGGTGTTCTCCTTCTTTGAGTGGAGCAATCCGAGTAAATCCATGGAACATTGACGTAGTGGCCGATGCAATGGACTCTGCTTTAGTAATGCCTGAGCCAGAGAAGCAACTTAGGCACGAGAAACATTACAGGTATGTTAGCACCCATGATGTTGGATATTGGGCTCGCAGTTTCTTGCAAGATTTGGAGAGAACGTGCAAGGATCATGTAAGGCGAAGATGCTGGGGTATTGGATTCGGCTTAAGTTTCAGGGTTGTTGCACTTGATCCGAATTTTAGGAAGCTTTCGATGGAGCATATAGTTTCAGCATATAAAAGGACAACAACGAGGGCCATCCTTCTGGACTATGATGGAACTTTGATGCCTCAAAATGCAATTGATAAGAAGCCAAGTGCTAAAACCATTGAAATCATCAAAACTTTATGCAGAGACAAGAACAACATGGTTTTCATAGTCAGTGCTAGAAGCAGAACGACACTAGATGACTGGTTTCCAACTTGTGAGAAACTTGGGATTGCAGCTGAGCACGGCTATTTCTTGAG GACGAGTCAAGATGAAGAATGGGAAACATGTGTACCACCAGTGGAATGTTGTTGGAAAGAAATAGCTGAGCCTGTAATGCAACTTTACACAGAGACTACAGATGGATCAGTTATTGAAGATAAGGAAACATCAATGGTCTGGTCATACGAGGATGCAGATCCTGATTTCGGATCATGTCAGGCTAAAGAACTTCTTGATCACCTAGAAAGTGTACTGGCTAATGAACCTGTCACTGTCAGGAGTGGACAGAATATAGTGGAAGTTAAGCCCCAG GGTGTATCCAAAGGGCTTGTTGCCAAGCGCCTGCTTTCTGCAATGCAAGAGAAAGGAATGTCACCAGATTTTGTCCTCTGCATAGGAGATGACCGATCCGATGAAGACATGTTCGAGGTGATCATGAGCTCGATGTCTGGCCCGTCCATGGCTCCAACAGCTGAAGTCTTTGCTTGTACTGTCGGCCGGAAGCCGAGCAAGGCAAAATACTATCTTGATGACACTACCGAGATAGTCAGACTGATGCAAGGTTTGGCCTCTGTCGCCGAACAAATGTTATCTCTATAG